The following are encoded in a window of Desulfosporosinus sp. Sb-LF genomic DNA:
- a CDS encoding ADP-ribosylglycohydrolase family protein — MKQDAINGGVMGVIIGDALGLPVQFMTKTEIRKNPITDMTGGGAFGLEPGAWSDDSSLTLCLAESLYEVGYNPADIARRFVEWYRDGYMTPLGESFDIGGTTAIAMKRLIHGVAPFKAGPTDAESNGNGSLMRILPATLFFAHESDYTMIQRICEVSKITHGHPRSQLACSLYSLFVKELLRGSSPQKAYDTMRLKSQTVFFVNPKIGKQLRHFKRIISGELPNLPESEIKSGGYVVESLEAALWSFLTTSSFKDAVLKAVNLGWDTDTVGAITGSMAGVYYGFSNIPAQWLSKLLDYEKVLSLTNRFAERVLQTK, encoded by the coding sequence TTGAAACAAGATGCAATAAATGGTGGAGTCATGGGGGTTATTATCGGTGACGCTTTAGGATTACCTGTCCAGTTCATGACGAAAACAGAAATAAGGAAAAACCCAATCACGGATATGACGGGAGGAGGTGCTTTCGGACTTGAACCGGGTGCGTGGTCGGACGATAGTTCTCTTACATTATGTCTGGCTGAAAGTCTGTACGAGGTAGGTTATAATCCTGCAGATATTGCTCGGCGATTTGTGGAGTGGTATCGTGATGGCTATATGACCCCGTTGGGTGAGTCCTTTGATATAGGCGGTACTACAGCAATAGCCATGAAGAGATTAATCCATGGGGTTGCTCCATTTAAAGCGGGTCCCACTGATGCTGAGAGTAATGGAAATGGAAGCCTGATGCGAATTCTCCCAGCAACCCTATTTTTTGCCCATGAATCCGATTACACTATGATTCAAAGGATATGTGAAGTTTCCAAGATAACGCACGGACATCCGCGTAGTCAATTAGCGTGTAGTCTTTATTCTCTGTTCGTGAAGGAATTGTTAAGAGGGAGTAGTCCCCAAAAAGCCTATGACACTATGAGATTGAAATCTCAAACCGTTTTTTTTGTAAACCCCAAAATAGGTAAGCAGTTACGTCATTTCAAGCGTATTATTAGCGGCGAACTTCCCAATCTTCCTGAGAGTGAAATAAAATCTGGGGGCTATGTAGTTGAATCCTTGGAAGCTGCTCTCTGGAGCTTTCTCACCACATCGTCGTTTAAGGACGCTGTGCTGAAAGCAGTTAACTTGGGCTGGGATACCGATACAGTGGGAGCCATCACTGGTAGTATGGCTGGCGTTTATTATGGGTTTTCTAACATTCCTGCTCAGTGGCTTAGTAAATTATTAGACTATG